From the genome of Oscillospiraceae bacterium:
GCTGTATGTGTGACCAAACCTGTAAGCCGGGTTCTGTTGCAGACGACCATCTATCTTGGCCGGGCGTTGCCGCCACGGCTCGATGCCACCTTCTCGGGACGCGCCGGGCCGGCGCTGTGTGTCCCTCTGCGGTGTTGCTCCGGATAGGGTTTGCAGAGCCGCCAAGTCTCCTTGGCGCTGGTGAGCTCTTGCCTCGCCGTTCCATCCTTACCGCGGTAAAAACCGCGGCGGTTGTTTTCTGTTGCACTTTCCCTGGGGTCGCCCCCGGCGGCTGTTAGCCGTTATCCTTGCCCTGTGGAGCCCGGACTTTCCTCGGAAGTTCGCTTTCGCAAATCCCCCGCGGCCGTCCAGTTTGCTCACAGTTATTTTATTATAGAAGAATCTGTCGATTCCGTCAAGTCGGGAATTCCACTCAGGCAGACGTACAGCAGTTTTTCAGCCCGATTTTCTAAAAATCGCTGCTGTGGCCAGCTTTCGTGTATTTTAAAATTTTTAAAATCTTTTCGCTTTGGCATGAAAAATCCCTGCCGGGAAGCAAAGCTGCTTTCGCGGCAGGGACAGAAAAAATTTATCGGTAGGTGTATTTGGCATAGGGGCATCTTTGCCGGATAAACTGCTGAAAATTCCCCATGTCACCCAGCAGAAAGCCGTTTTTCGCTACAACAATGGCAACCGAGTGCTTGACAACTAAGAGAATCATGTTTTTGGTTTCACAAATCTGCGTAATTTGTGCGTAGTCAAAATATGATTCGCCTTTATTAGAGGAAATCAAATGAATGCGGTCGGAAAATTCAGTTGTCACTTCCCGCGGTCTGCCGTTGTTTAGCAGCAGCTGCTGATTGTATCCACGCTTAATCAGTACACCGCGCAGAATGGACGGATAGCAAAACATAAAAACAGAGAAGAGTGTAAAAAAGAGGAACCAACCCATTTTGCCAATCATCACATAAATGACAGCAAATACCGCCAAAACGACTGCGCAGATGAGAATGATCGCCTGCACGCTTTTGCGAAAAGTGGATTTTACATATTCTCGGTAACATTCCTCAGAGCAGATAATATGGTTAGCAAAATAAAGATTCATCTTGTTTCCTTTCAGGTATAGCAAGATTAGTAGGTGTAATTGTCCAGCATTTTCTGTTTAATATCCCACAGCGAATGGCTCAGGTCCACATAGTAGCGATGCGGGTTGTCAAAGCGCAGCACTTCGTCCCACAAAGTGCCGACCTGCTTTGCGCAGGAATCCTGCAGCTGTTTTAAGGTCTTTTCTTTGGCAAGGCACTTGCCGTGGTCAAAAATCTTTTCCCGCAGCGGCACAGCGCGGAAGTTGGTGATCGTTTTGCGCTTCCAGACATGAATCGGGTCAAAAATTTCATAGGGCTTTGAGTCGTCAATGACCTCATCGTGCAGGGTCACCACGTCGGCAATTGCTTTGCTGGTGGTGCGGTCGTACAGGCGCCACAGCTTTTTAAAGCAGGGGGTGGTGATCTTTGTCACGTTTTCGCTGACCTTGATTTTAGGAATAATGCGGCCGCTTTTGTCTTCTACAGCAGAAAGCTTGTAGACGCCGCCAAAAACCGGGTGGCTGCTGCTGGTAATCAGGCGTTCGCCTACGCCGAAAGAGTCGACCGGCGCACCCTGAATGAGCATGTCCTGAATAAGATGTTCGTCTAGTGAGTTGCTTGCGCAGATTTTGCAGTCCGGGAAGCCGGCATCATCCAGCATTTTGCGGGCCTTTTTCGCCAGGTAGGTGATGTCGCCGCTGTCAATGCGGATGCCCGCCGGGCGGTAGCCGCGCGGCAGAACTTCTTCATTAAAGGTCTTAATCGCATTCGGTACACCGGATTTCAGTACATTATAGGTATCTACCAATAGCGTGCAGCTGCTGGGGTACTCCCGGGCATAGGCGCGGAAAGAATCCAATTCGCTGTCAAAAAGCTGTACCCAGCTGTGTGCCATGGTGCCCATGGCTGGTACGCCGAAGTTTCGGTCGCAGATAGTGCAGGCAGTGCCGCAGCAGCCGCCGATGTATGCGGCGCGTGCACCCAGCATAGCGCCGTCGGCGCCCTGTGCTCTGCGTGAGCCAAATTCCATGACGGGCCGGCCCTGCGCTGCACGTACAATGCGGTTTGCTTTGGTCGCAATCAAGCTTTCGTGGTTAATGGTCAAAAGAATCATGGTTTCAACAAACTGTGCCTGTATGACCGGCCCGCGCACGGTGATAATCGGCTCGCCCGGGAAAATCGGCGTGCCCTCTGGTACAGCCCACACGTCACAGCTGAAGTCGAGGTGGGCCAGGTACTGCAGAAAATCTTCACTGAAAATTTTGCAGCCGCGCAGGTAAGCAATATCCTCCGGCTCAAAATGCAGATTATTCAGGTAGTCTACCACCTGCTGTACGCCGGCCATAATGGCAAAGCCGCCGTTGTCCGGCACTTCGCGGAAAAACATATCGAAATAGGCAATACAGTCTTTCAGGCCGTTGTCAAAGTAGCCGTTTGCCATTGTAATCTCATAGAAGTCTGTCAGCATGGTCAAATTCGTTTTTTCCATGATGTTTTCCTTTCCTACATCCCGGTTGATAAAAGTTTTTTGTCACTGCAGCCCATGGTTGCAACATACTATAAGAAGGAGAGTGACGATGCTCCTATTATAGCAAAAACAAACAGGAATAACAAATATAAATTCTTGTTTTGGCCAAAGGCTGTGCACTGTAGCAAATATGACTGTATTTGTCTGCTTTGCTATAGAAAAAGACGGAATATCGACTTTTATTTGTGCAAATTATTTAGGACTTTTTGTGTTTTCCTTGCAATGAGATAAAAATTCGATTATACTATAATCAATGAAATAAAAAGCAGCTGTTTTCCTGTACACTTTTTGTGCAAAAAGCTGCTTATCTGCGGCTGCCTGGCGGCCGCAGGCATACCCGATAATCTGTGCTGGAAATAGGAGATGAACCAAGTTGAGATTACGCAAGCAGGCGCTGGGCAGCCGAAATCTGGTAGGTGCCCGCGTAGAGGCAACTCGTAAAAGCGAAGGAATGAAACAAAAGGAACTGCTGGCCCAGTTGCAGGTGCAGGGAGTAGATATGAATGCTTCCGGCCTTTCTAAGTTGGAAGGGCAGCTGCGCTATGTGACAGACTATGAGCTGGTAGCGCTTGCCAAAGTCTTTAATGTTTCGGTTGACTGGCTGCTGGGGCTGAAAGACGCAAAACCCTGAAAAAGGGATTGCGGCGGTTTCACCGGTCAGGTATTCCGGCGTGGTTTCTGTTTTTCAGGGCTGCTGTGGTGCCCCGCTTCTGTTTGGGAGCGGGGCATTTTTGACGCCCCGCTCCCAAAGCCCGCTTGTGCCCCTTTTCAGAATGTGCTATACTCACCCATGGCAGAGGGGAGCAGAGCAGTGAAAATACAGTATACAAAAAATGATTTACAGGTAAAGGAATATGAATCCCTGCGTGCGCAGGTGGGCTGGCAGCCCTTTAGTGCGCGGCAGTCGCTTTTGGCGCTGCAAAACAGCCTGCTTGTGCTGTGTGCCCGCGACGAAGCGGGAAAGCCGGTGGGCATGGGGCGCATTGTCGGCGACAGCGCAACCATTTGTTATGTGCAGGATTTAATTGTGGTGCCGGCATACCGGCGGCGGCACCTTGGCACTGCCCTCATCGAACAGCTGAAAGACTACGTGCGTTCGCTGACCGAGGGGGACGAAACCATGCGACTGTGCCTGATGTGTGCAGTGGGCCGCGAGGCATTTTATGAAAGCTGTGGTTTTGTGGCCCGTCCCACGCCAAACCTTGGCCCGGGCATGATTTGCCTGCTGAAAACAAGCCGATAAGAATTGCCGGAAAATGGTCTTGCCATTTTTGAACAACTGTGCTATGATAGTGGCGCTCTCATAATAGCAAAATAAAGCACTGGGCCTATGCTCGGTGTTTTTTTGATATTACCGATTGTTTTTTTAAGTGTCAGAGAGGATGCATAAAGGAATGAATGTTTTGGTAATCGGGTGCGGCCGCTTGGGCGCCCGCCTGGCGGCCATGCTGGATGAGCGCGGCCACGAGGTCGTAGTGGTAGATGAGTCCCCCGGAATGCTGGAGCGCCTGCCGGATGGTTTCAATGGGCAGACAATCACAGGTATGCCGATGGATATGTCTGTGCTGAAAAGTGCCGGCATAGAAAATTGTGATGCCGTAGCGGTTGTTACGCCGGATGACAACCTGAATATTACAATTTCTCAGGTTGCGCGTCAGTTCTTTCACATTGACAATGTCGTTGCGCGTATCAGCGACCCCATGCGCGAGCGCGTCTTTGCTGCATTTGGTCTGCATACCGTTTGCCCCACTAAGATGGCCTGCGTCACGCTTTACAATGCGCTGACAGAGCCGTGGGAAAACCGAGAGCTGACTTTTGGCTCAGCGACTGCGTCTTTCCGCGTGTGCGAGGTGGACCACAGCTGCTATGGAAAGTCACTGGAAGAGGTGCCTCGCTACCCGGGCGAGACCGCTTTTGCCATTGTACATCCCAATGGGCGGCTGGAACTGGCACACGCCGGCCAAGAGTTCCTAACGGTCAACGAAGGTGACCATGTCGTCATGGCATCGGTTGTGGATTAGGGGGCAGAAAGATGAATATTGTAATTTTAGGCGGCGGCAAATTGGGCCGTCAGCTGGCGCGCAATATGCTGGACCGCAAATATACAGTCCACCTGATCGAGAAAAACAAACTGCGCTGTATGAACCTTGCCAACGAACTGGATATTGAAATCATTTACGGCGATGGCACCGAGCTTGAGGTGCTTGAGCGTGCTCAGACACGAAATGCAGACTGCTTTCTTGCCGTGGGCGGCAGCGACCAGGACAATCTGGTTGCCTGCCAGCTTGCCCGTAAGGAATTCGGTGTACAAAAGGTAATTGCCCGTGCAAATGACCCGCGCAATCTGCCGGTTCTACGTACATTAGGTGCGGAAATTGTCGTGAGCAGTACGGAAATTATTACAAATTTGATTGAGCAGGAAGTCGATATGGCCGAAATGCGCATGCTGGCGACCCTGAATAAAGGCCGTGCTGCGATTTGTGCGGTTACCCTGCCCGAAAAGACACGCCTGAAAGGCGTTGCACTGAAAAATTTGGATCTGCCCAACGGCTCTCTGGTGATTTCTGTAGTGCGTGGGGAAAAGATGGTCGTACCAAACGGCGAAACAATTTTTCAGCCGGGTGATGAAATCATCGCTGTCTGCGAGGGTTCTTCTCAAAAGAAGCTGCAGTCGCTGATGACTGCAGCGGAATGATTCTATACATCTTAATAGAGCTGCTTATACAAAAGCTGCCGCAGAGAGCTTCTCTGCGGCAGCTTTTTATTTGCCTTTTTCTGCTTTGGCACAGGCTGAAAAACCGGTGCGCCTCAGCCAACGATAATTTTCCCTTCCGGCAGAACACTGGAAGTGTGTACATGACCGTGCTTAATCGAGACAGCCAGCCCGAGGGAAAGCGGACCGACACGCCCGATGTACATTGTCAAAATGATAGCGATACGGGAGATAACCGAGAGCCGCGGGGTCAGGCTCGCGCTCAGACCGACGGTGGCAAAGGCACTGGTCGCTTCGTACAGGGCGTCCAAACCATTTACATTTGGTGTTGTAGAAGTGATAATGCCCGTGACAATCAAAATCAGCAGCATGGCAAAACCGGTGATGGCAAGTGCACGGTAAACTGTGAATTTATCGATGCGGCGGTGATTAAAAGTTGCCTCATCTTTTCCGCGCAGTACGGAATGTACCGAGCAGATCAGTACCAGGGCGGTTGTGGTTTTAATACCGCCGCCGGTAGAGCCCGGCGCCGCGCCGATAAACATGAGGATAACAGAAAAGATTTTCGTAAAATCGTATTCTTTTGCGATATCAATGGAGGCAAAGCCGGCGGTGCGGGGTGAAACAGACTGCAGCAGCGCGGCATTTAGCTTTGCTCCGAAATTCGGCAGGGCGGCCAGCGTATTTCCGTACTCAAGCGCCATAAAGACAACGGTGCCGATGACGATGAGCAGAGAAGCCATTAAAATAACAATGCGTGCATGAAAGCTGAGCGGCCGGCGCGTCTCGTGGTGCAGCGTCGGCTGTATTTTGGTGTGATAAATATTGCTGATGACGACAAAACCAAGACCGCCTACAACAATCAGTGCATCAATCGTCAGGCACACCAGCGGGTCGGCCGCATAGGGAATCAGGTTGCCGTTTCTCATCACAGCACCCAAAATATCAAATCCGGCGTTGCAGTAAGCAGAGACTGCCAGAAAGACCGAAACCCAAATACCGTGCAGGCCCATTTGCGGCAGAAAGCGAATCATCAGAATCAGTGCACCGATGGCTTCACAGCTGAAAGTGAACTTCAGAATAATACGGATAAAACCGCCGATGTCGCTGCTGTCGCCGTTGGTGTTTTCTACGGCCAGCTCCATGTTGCGCAGGCCGAGCTTTTTGCGCATCATCAGGGTAAACCCGGTCGTAAAAGTAACCAGCCCCAGGCCGCCGATTTGTATAAGAACCAGAACAATAACCTGCCCGAGCGCGGTCCAGTGCCAGTAGGTGTCAAACAGCACCAGTCCCGTCACGCAAGTGGAGGAAGTGGCCGTAAAAAGAGCGTCCAGGTAAGTTGTCACTTCGCCCGGCCGTGTACAGGCCGGCAGGCACAGCAGCAGGGACCCTGTTAAAATGACAGCAGCAAAACTGATGACAATTACCCTGCCGGGCGGCACCCGGTGCATCCACATTTTTATCTTTACAAGCATTGCAA
Proteins encoded in this window:
- a CDS encoding nicotinate phosphoribosyltransferase, with the protein product MEKTNLTMLTDFYEITMANGYFDNGLKDCIAYFDMFFREVPDNGGFAIMAGVQQVVDYLNNLHFEPEDIAYLRGCKIFSEDFLQYLAHLDFSCDVWAVPEGTPIFPGEPIITVRGPVIQAQFVETMILLTINHESLIATKANRIVRAAQGRPVMEFGSRRAQGADGAMLGARAAYIGGCCGTACTICDRNFGVPAMGTMAHSWVQLFDSELDSFRAYAREYPSSCTLLVDTYNVLKSGVPNAIKTFNEEVLPRGYRPAGIRIDSGDITYLAKKARKMLDDAGFPDCKICASNSLDEHLIQDMLIQGAPVDSFGVGERLITSSSHPVFGGVYKLSAVEDKSGRIIPKIKVSENVTKITTPCFKKLWRLYDRTTSKAIADVVTLHDEVIDDSKPYEIFDPIHVWKRKTITNFRAVPLREKIFDHGKCLAKEKTLKQLQDSCAKQVGTLWDEVLRFDNPHRYYVDLSHSLWDIKQKMLDNYTY
- a CDS encoding TrkA family potassium uptake protein, with protein sequence MNIVILGGGKLGRQLARNMLDRKYTVHLIEKNKLRCMNLANELDIEIIYGDGTELEVLERAQTRNADCFLAVGGSDQDNLVACQLARKEFGVQKVIARANDPRNLPVLRTLGAEIVVSSTEIITNLIEQEVDMAEMRMLATLNKGRAAICAVTLPEKTRLKGVALKNLDLPNGSLVISVVRGEKMVVPNGETIFQPGDEIIAVCEGSSQKKLQSLMTAAE
- a CDS encoding cation transport protein; its protein translation is MLVKIKMWMHRVPPGRVIVISFAAVILTGSLLLCLPACTRPGEVTTYLDALFTATSSTCVTGLVLFDTYWHWTALGQVIVLVLIQIGGLGLVTFTTGFTLMMRKKLGLRNMELAVENTNGDSSDIGGFIRIILKFTFSCEAIGALILMIRFLPQMGLHGIWVSVFLAVSAYCNAGFDILGAVMRNGNLIPYAADPLVCLTIDALIVVGGLGFVVISNIYHTKIQPTLHHETRRPLSFHARIVILMASLLIVIGTVVFMALEYGNTLAALPNFGAKLNAALLQSVSPRTAGFASIDIAKEYDFTKIFSVILMFIGAAPGSTGGGIKTTTALVLICSVHSVLRGKDEATFNHRRIDKFTVYRALAITGFAMLLILIVTGIITSTTPNVNGLDALYEATSAFATVGLSASLTPRLSVISRIAIILTMYIGRVGPLSLGLAVSIKHGHVHTSSVLPEGKIIVG
- a CDS encoding GNAT family N-acetyltransferase yields the protein MKIQYTKNDLQVKEYESLRAQVGWQPFSARQSLLALQNSLLVLCARDEAGKPVGMGRIVGDSATICYVQDLIVVPAYRRRHLGTALIEQLKDYVRSLTEGDETMRLCLMCAVGREAFYESCGFVARPTPNLGPGMICLLKTSR
- a CDS encoding YcxB family protein yields the protein MNLYFANHIICSEECYREYVKSTFRKSVQAIILICAVVLAVFAVIYVMIGKMGWFLFFTLFSVFMFCYPSILRGVLIKRGYNQQLLLNNGRPREVTTEFSDRIHLISSNKGESYFDYAQITQICETKNMILLVVKHSVAIVVAKNGFLLGDMGNFQQFIRQRCPYAKYTYR
- a CDS encoding helix-turn-helix domain-containing protein, which codes for MRLRKQALGSRNLVGARVEATRKSEGMKQKELLAQLQVQGVDMNASGLSKLEGQLRYVTDYELVALAKVFNVSVDWLLGLKDAKP
- a CDS encoding TrkA family potassium uptake protein, with product MNVLVIGCGRLGARLAAMLDERGHEVVVVDESPGMLERLPDGFNGQTITGMPMDMSVLKSAGIENCDAVAVVTPDDNLNITISQVARQFFHIDNVVARISDPMRERVFAAFGLHTVCPTKMACVTLYNALTEPWENRELTFGSATASFRVCEVDHSCYGKSLEEVPRYPGETAFAIVHPNGRLELAHAGQEFLTVNEGDHVVMASVVD